From Brienomyrus brachyistius isolate T26 chromosome 18, BBRACH_0.4, whole genome shotgun sequence, one genomic window encodes:
- the LOC125713324 gene encoding TNF receptor-associated factor 4-like isoform X1: MPGFDYKFLEKPKRRFQCPLCNKTMREPVQVSTCGHRFCDTCLQEFLSEGVFKCPEDQLPLDYAKIYPDPELEQQILALTIRCIHSEEGCRWTGQVKQLQGHFSTCSYNVIPCPNRCATKLTRRELPAHLQHDCTKRQVRCEHCGDDFTGAAYEEHQGVCPQESVYCENKCGARLARRLLGRHGATECPKRTLPCRHCGKGFVWDTLQNHQYQCPQFLVSCPHQCGAASLTREELAAHVRDGCNTSQVICPFREAGCKHRGPKVAMSRHLEDMAKAHLNLMCGMVNRQRQEILELRREVEEMSASRCGAFLWKVADFTRQFQEARRHSNSECLSPIFYSHRYGYRLQASAFLDGNGSGEGSFLSLYIRVLPGEYDNLLEWPFPGRVTFSLLDQSDPSFSKPQHITETFNPDPSWKNFQRPRAGRATCDPTDESALGFGYPKFISHEEIRKRNYIRDDAIFLKVSVDIPQKIIA; this comes from the exons TGAGGGAGTGTTTAAGTGCCCCGAGGACCAGCTGCCCCTGGATTACGCCAAG ATATACCCCGACCCAGAGCTGGAGCAGCAAATCCTCGCGTTGACCATCCGCTGCATCCACAGCGAGGAGGGCTGTCGCTGGACGGGGCAGGTGAAGCAGCTGCAg GGCCATTTCTCCACCTGCTCCTACAACGTGATTCCCTGCCCCAACCGCTGTGCCACCAAGCTGACTCGCCGAGAGCTCCCGGCACACCTGCAGCACGACTGCACCAAGCGGCAGGTTCGCTGCGAGCACTGCGGCGATGACTTCACCGGGGCCGCCTATGAG GAGCACCAGGGAGTCTGCCCCCAGGAGAGCGTGTACTGTGAGAACAAGTGCGGGGCGCGTCTGGCCAGGCGGTTGCTGGGACGACATGGCGCGACAGAATGTCCCAAACGGACGCTGCCTTGCAGACACTGTGGGAAGGGCTTCGTGTGGGACACTCTGCAG AACCACCAGTACCAATGCCCGCAGTTCCTGGTGTCGTGCCCGCACCAGTGTGGGGCGGCGAGCCTCACTCGAGAGGAGCTGGCAGCCCACGTACGGGATGGTTGCAACACCTCCCAGGTGATCTGCCCCTTCAGGGAAGCCGGCTGCAAACACAGG GGTCCGAAAGTGGCCATGAGTCGCCACCTGGAGGACATGGCCAAGGCCCACCTGAACCTGATGTGTGGGATGGTGAACCGCCAGCGGCAAGAGATCCTGGAGCTACGGAGGGAGGTGGAGGAGATGTCTGCCAGCCGCTGCGGCGCCTTCCTGTGGAAGGTGGCGGACTTCACTCGGCAATTCCAGGAGGCGCGGAGACATAGCAACTCCGAGTGCTTGAGCCCGATATTTTACAGCCATCGCTATGGTTACCGGCTGCAGGCCTCTGCCTTTCTGGATGGCAACGGTAGCGGCGAGGGCTCATTCCTCTCTCTGTACATCCGCGTCCTCCCCGGTGAGTACGACAACCTGCTGGAGTGGCCCTTCCCGGGACGGGTCACCTTTTCCCTGCTGGACCAGAGCGACCCTTCCTTCTCCAAGCCCCAGCATATCACCGAGACCTTCAACCCTGACCCCTCGTGGAAGAACTTCCAGCGGCCGCGAGCCGGGAGGGCTACATGTGACCCGACGGACGAGAGCGCCCTCGGCTTCGGTTACCCCAAGTTTATTTCCCACGAGGAGATCCGGAAGAGGAATTACATTCGGGACGATGCCATCTTTCTGAAGGTCTCTGTGGACATCCCTCAGAAGATCATCGCATAG